The Choristoneura fumiferana chromosome 11, NRCan_CFum_1, whole genome shotgun sequence genome includes a region encoding these proteins:
- the LOC141432751 gene encoding dynein beta chain, ciliary-like, producing MGKVDQFLNDLVYYDKENIHPDVIKAVLPYVRNPDFNPANIASKSTAAAGLCSWVINICKFYDVFVVVEPKRKALAAANAELQAARDKLSFLTEQIKELEEKLGVLMKAFQDAVNEKVKCQAEADATNYTIDLANRLVNGLASEKIRWSATVVNLKESGVTLPGDVLLVTAFISYVGCFMRQYRLQLINDDWVPTLAKTNPKIETTEGLDPLSMLTDDAQVACWNNEGLPTDTMSTENATILTNSARWPLMIDPQLQGIKWIKNKFGDALVVVRLTQRNYLDRIERAVSNGDIVLLENIGETVDAVLDPLLGRVLIRKGKVLKIGDREIDFHPKFRLILQTKLANPHYQPEMQAQCTLINFTVTRDGLEEQLLGEVVKSERPDLESLRANLTKQQNDFKITLKSLEDDLLKRLANAGADILSDAALVINLETTKRTAADIEIKVEEGKVTAVKIDEARERYRRAATRASLLYFILNDIYKINPMYQFSLKAYSVVFKEALAKAQQADDLESRVRNLLDNITFCVFVYTSRGLFERDKLVFLFLITLQILQTEGKVDPKELDFLLKYAVAPESSPYTWLSNNSYGGILALSKMEDFDSLDKDIEGASKRWQKYTDGEAPERDKLPGEWKNKSSIQRLCIMRALRPDRMSYASSAFCEENLGTKYVEARTPSLAKSFLESNSTTAMFFILSPGVDPLKDVEKLGRSVGFSVDKKNFHIVSLGQGQEVVAEEAMTVASTNGHWVILQNIHLVAKWLSTLEKKMEETFENPLADYRLFLSAEPAPSAEYHIIPQGILESSIKITNEPPSGMWANLHKSLDNFNQETLEMCSKEAEFKAILFALCYFHAVVAERRKFGPQGWNRVYPFNFGDLTICVYVLYNYLEVNPRVPWEDLRYLFGEIMYGGHITDDWDRRLCRTFLLEYMQTELVDGELLLAPGFTSPPNSDYVGYHQYIDDYLPEETPYLYGLHPNAEIGYLTTVSERLFKVVFEMQPRDAGTQAGGGATKEETVRIILDDILDRVPEPFNLQELMSKVEDLTPYTIVALQECERMNNLMGEIRRSLREVELGLKGELTINSDMEKLMESLFMDKVPDSWTKLAYPSLLGLAAWFFDLCLRLNELENWSGDFSLPPAVWLAGFFNPQSFLTAIMQQTARKNEWPLDKMCLNCDVTKKSKSDFLAPPREGANIHGLFMEGARWDTATGGIVESRMMELFPIVPVIYVKAVTQDKQDTRNVYECPVYKIRMRGPTFVWTFNLKTKDKPTRWTLAGVALLLGV from the exons ATGGGGAAAGTAGACCAGTTTTTGAATGATCTTGTCTATTACGACAAAGAAAATATTCATCCTGATGTTATTAAG GCCGTTCTGCCATACGTCAGGAATCCGGACTTTAATCCAGCAAATATTGCATCAAAATCGACAGCTGCAGCAGGTCTTTGCTCTTGGGTCATCAACATCTGTAAGTTCTACGATGTATTCGTGGTGGTGGAGCCCAAGCGGAAAGCGCTCGCTGCTGCTAACGCAGAGTTGCAGGCTGCCAGGGATAAGCTCTCTTTCCTCACTGAACAGATCAAG GAATTGGAAGAAAAACTGGGAGTGCTTATGAAAGCTTTCCAAGATGCCGtaaatgaaaaagtaaaatGCCAGGCTGAGGCTGATGCTACTAACTACACTATCGACTTAGCTAATAGGCTAGTGAACGGTTTAGCTTCGGAAAAGATCAG GTGGTCAGCAACGGTGGTGAACCTGAAAGAATCTGGGGTGACATTGCCTGGCGACGTCCTATTGGTAACCGCGTTTATTTCGTACGTGGGATGCTTTATGCGTCAGTATCGATTGCAACTCATTAACGACGACTGGGTACCTACGCTTGCAAAGACCAAC CCGAAAATTGAGACTACGGAAGGCCTCGACCCGCTGTCGATGCTGACTGACGACGCGCAGGTGGCCTGCTGGAACAACGAGGGTCTACCCACTGACACCATGAGTACGGAGAATGCTACCATTCTCACTAACTCAGCCCGATGGCCACTTATGATCGACCCCCAACT GCAAGGAATAAAATGGATTAAGAATAAATTTGGGGATGCTCTGGTGGTTGTTCGTCTCACGCAGCGTAACTATTTAGATCGCATCGAACGAGCCGTCAGCAATGGAGATATTGTACTTTTGGAGAACATAGGAGAGACGGTCGATGCCGTGCTAGACCCATTGCTAGGTAGAGTTCTCATTAGGAAAGGCAAAGTCTTGAAG ATTGGTGACAGAGAAATAGATTTTCACCCGAAATTCCGCTTGATACTGCAAACTAAGCTGGCTAATCCACATTATCAGCCAGAAATGCAAGCTCAGTGCACGCTTATTAATTTCACAGTTACCAGAGATGG TTTGGAAGAACAGCTTTTGGGTGAGGTAGTAAAATCCGAAAGACCAGATTTGGAATCCTTGCGAGCAAATCTTACAAAACAACAGAACGATTTCAAGATTACGCTTAAATCTCTCGAAGATGATTTACTGAAGCGTTTGGCTAATGCTGGTGCGGATATTCTGAGCGACGCAGCATTAGTCATAAACTTGGAGACCACCAAAAGAACTGCGGCAGATATTGAAATAAAGGTAGAGGAGGGAAAAGTAACAGCTGTTAAAATTGACGAGGCGAGAGAAAGATACAG GCGAGCGGCTACCCGCGCTTCACTGCTTTACTTTATCTTAAATGACATATACAAGATCAACCCGATGTACCAGTTTTCACTGAAAGCTTATAGCGTCGTGTTCAAGGAGGCTTTGGCTAAAGCCCAGCAAGCCGATGATTTAGAAAGCAGGGTCCGCAACCTGCTCGACAACATAACGTTCTGCGTCTTTGTATACACCAGTAGAGGACTCTTCGAGAGAGACAAATTGGTGTTTTTGTTCCTTATCACATTACAG ATTTTACAAACTGAAGGAAAAGTAGATCCAAAAGAACTAGACTTCTTACTAAAATATGCAGTAGCTCCCGAAAGCTCTCCATACACTTGGCTCAGCAATAACTCGTATGGAGGCATATTGGCTTTGTCTAAGATGGAAGATTTCGACAGTTTGGATAAAGACATAGAAGGTGCATCaaaaag ATGGCAAAAGTATACAGATGGCGAGGCTCCTGAAAGAGATAAACTACCAggagaatggaagaacaaatcTTCAATACAGCGATTATGCATCATGCGAGCTTTGCGACCCGATCGAATGTCTTACGCTTCAAG TGCTTTCTGTGAAGAAAATCTCGGAACAAAATACGTTGAAGCAAGAACTCCTTCGCTAGCAAAGTCTTTCTTGGAAAGTAACTCTACAACCGCTATGTTTTTCATTCTGTCACCAGGAGTTGATCCGCTAAAG gATGTGGAAAAATTAGGCCGCTCAGTGGGCTTTTCGGTAGATAAAAAGAATTTTCACATTGTATCTTTGGGACAAGGCCAAGAGGTTGTTGCTGAAGAAGCCATGACGGTTGCTTCTACCAATGGACACTGGGTTATCTTGCAGAATATACATTTAGTAGCCAAGTGGCTATCCACGCTAGagaaaaaaatggaagaaaCCTTTGAAAATCCGTTGGCAGATTATCG GTTGTTCTTGAGTGCTGAGCCTGCTCCTAGTGCAGAGTATCATATTATTCCTCAAGGCATCTTGGAGTCCTCTATTAAGATCACGAATGAACCACCAAGTGGAATGTGGGCTAACCTGCATAAA TCCTTGGACAACTTCAACCAGGAAACACTGGAGATGTGCAGTAAGGAGGCTGAGTTTAAGGCTATCCTTTTTGCCTTATGCTACTTCCATGCTGTGGTAGCAGAAAGGCGCAAATTTGGCCCGCAAGGGTGGAACAG AGTATATCCGTTCAATTTCGGGGACCTTACCATTTGCGTGTATGTACTGTATAACTACTTGGAGGTGAACCCTCGCGTCCCGTGGGAAGACTTGCGGTATCTCTTCGGGGAAATCATGTACGGTGGCCACATCACAGATGATTGGGACAGACGACTCTGCCGTACTTTCTTACTTGAATACATGCAAACTGAATTG GTGGATGGTGAATTGCTGTTAGCACCCGGATTCACTTCTCCGCCTAACTCTGATTATGTGGGTTATCATCAGTACATAGACGACTATCTGCCCGAAGAAACGCCCTACTTGTATGGTTTACACCCGAATGCTGAGATTGGATATTTGACTACGGTTTCTGAACGATTGTTTAAG GTTGTCTTCGAAATGCAACCTCGAGATGCTGGAACGCAGGCTGGTGGAGGTGCTACAAAAGAAGAAACG GTTCGTATCATACTTGACGATATACTAGACAGAGTGCCAGAGCCGTTCAATCTGCAAGAGCTTATGAGCAAAGTGGAAGATTTGACTCCTTATACCATCGTTGCCCTCCAAGAGTGTGAGCGAATGAATAATCTTATGGGCGAAATACGCCGGTCTCTAAGGGAGGTTGAACTTGGACTCAAG GGTGAACTGACGATCAACAGTGACATGGAGAAGCTGATGGAGTCCCTGTTCATGGACAAAGTGCCCGACTCGTGGACCAAGCTCGCCTACCCCAGTTTGCTAGGCCTTGCTGCCTGGTTCTTTGACCTCTGTTTGCGTCTAAACGAACTCGAAAATTGGTCCGGAGACTTTAGT TTACCTCCTGCTGTCTGGCTGGCCGGCTTCTTCAACCCACAGTCCTTCCTTACGGCAATCATGCAACAAACAGCCAGGAAAAACGAGTGGCCGCTCGACAAGATGTGCCTCAACTGCGATGTCACCAAAAAGAGCAAGAGTGATTTTCT CGCTCCGCCCCGTGAGGGCGCGAACATCCACGGGCTGTTCATGGAGGGCGCGCGCTGGGACACGGCCACGGGCGGCATCGTGGAGTCGCGCATGATGGAGCTGTTCCCCATCGTGCCCGTCATCTACGTCAAGGCCGTCACGCAGGACAAGCAGGACACGCGCAACGTCTACGAGTGCCCCGTCTACAAGATCCG GATGCGTGGGCCTACGTTCGTGTGGACGTTCAACCTGAAGACTAAGGACAAGCCCACGCGCTGGACGCTGGCTGGCGTCGCGCTACTGCTCGGCGTATAG